GAGATATGGGACACCGGATTGTCGCATATCTTAGATGCCGGATTAGTCAATTAAGGCATAAAACTCAATAGTTTATCTGAATTAAGGTATTGGCGAAATAATCTTATCGGCAAGATGAATGTTGTGTTCCACAATTCTCGCCGCCCGTTTTCTCACGACGGGGCGCTGAATGATTGTCGCCATGTCCAACTTCAGCCGCTGGGATTGGCCATCGGCTCAAGTTTGTCCTTGACGCTCTCGAACTCTGCTATGTCCGAGGGCGATAGGTTGGGATTGCTGGACATCAGCCCAACGGCGATTTCGCATTTGACGAAATAGGTTTCGCCGGCTTCAATCTCCAGGTTGACGGCGTCTTTGGACAGATTCTTTGCCCAGTATTGATGCGTGCCTGGGTCGGCATAGTGGACAAAATACCGGTCCTTAGTCAGCTTCGAGAGACGGGTTTCGGCCGCGCGTTCGCCTTCGCGAACCATGCAACCCAACGCCAAGGGCGGGCCGCCAGCGCGATAGAAGATGACCTGACCTTTGTTCACCGGTGGAGGATCAAACATCCCGGCTATTTTGGCCGCCGATTGGGGCGCGGCATTCGCGGAGACAGATTGCGCAGTGGTCCCGGATTGGTCTGCGGCTTTCGAACTTTGCGCTGAGGCAGGGGCGGCGAGTATCAGTAGCGGAATCACGACGGACGGAAGTCTCACTTCTTAAACCCCTGTTGCTCTGCGATGCCGGGTGTGACGACACAACTCCCTGCCACCTTTGCTACGGCTGTGCTGCCGGCGGGAATGTCCGTGTTGTTAGCAATGGCGATCGGACCAGCCACGGACGAATAGACGTAGCCATTGATACCGGCGCGATTGATGCGCAATCCCCGCAACGGGAGTCGTGCATCCTTGAGGTTGAGATAACGTGCGGCGACGATGAGCTCGCCGGGCTTGTTGGTCATGAATCGCACATGTGTTGCGTGAATGACTTCGCCAATGCCCGGCGTTCCTACGGGCAGGAGAGCCTTTCCGTCGATGACAAGCGGTGCCGACAGCCGAATGGTGAATTTGTCGCCGATCTTCGCCGTCCGGGATTGAACCGCATCGACGACTTCGATCTCGATCGCCGTATCGGGAGGAATCAGGCGACATGCCTCAGTATCGACGCTAGTTCCGGGCTCGATTGATGAGCCTTGGGGTGCCGTCAGCCAAACGGGAACAACGGCTAGCGCCGCCCATGCTGTTAGGATCATCATAATTCCGCCCCGATCATATAAAACCTAAAGTTCGATCGGCAATTTGCAAGTGAATAAGATCGCACAGCTACTGCCTTAGCGGGGCATTTTTAAACCGTTCACATCTGGGCAAGCGACAAATTGCGACAATAAAACGATGGACCAAAAGCCGCACCACGACCATTTGAGCAGCATGGTCAGTTCGCGCATCTCTCTTCTGTTCGTCATCGCCCTGCCACTTCAGGCTTGCGCGGTTGGCCCGAACTACAGGCCACCGGCCACAGCGTCGCTCGGCGTACCCGGGACTTATTCGACGCCGGCGCCAACGGGGGCGTTGCCCGACATTACGACCTGGTGGACCAGTTTCAACGATCCGCTGCTCGACTCGATCGTCGATCGCGCGCGGCGCGACAATCTCGATATTGCCCAGGCATTATCGCGCCTGCGCCAGGCACGCGAAGGGCTGGTCCAGTCGCGCGCCGATCTCCTGCCGCAGGTCGGTGCATCGGCGGGCTATTCGCGCACTTTCAACCTGAAAGGGCAGAGTTTCGGCAACGTCACCGATGCCGGGATCGTCAACCAGAGCTATTCCGTGTCGGGCGACGTGTCCTATCAGGCCGACATATTCGGCGGGGTAAGGCGTTCGATCGAGGCGGCACGCGGCACTTATGAAGCGAGCGGCTTCGACCTCGCCACGGTGCAGACCTCGATCGCGTCGGAAGTGGCGCGCAACTATATCCTCGCGCGTTCGGCGCAAGCCAATCTCGCCATCGCCCGCGCCTCGCTCGCGATCCAGGACGACAATCTCGAAATCGCCGGCTTCCGCGTCCAGGCGGGGCTCGTGTCATCACTCGATAGCGAACAGGCACGCGCGCAGCGGGCACAGACCGCGGCGCAAGTGCCGTCGCTCGAACAGAGTTTCCAGCAAGCGGCGAACCGGCTCGGCGTATTGACCGGCCAGGCGCCGGGTTCGCTCAAGACCGAACTGGCGGCGACCGCGCCGATTCCGATCGGGCCCATGGCCGTGCCGGTCGGCCTGCCCGCCGACATCATCCGCCAGCGTCCCGATGTCCGCGCCGCCGAACGCAATCTCGCCGTCGCGACCGCGCAGATCGGCGTGGCCGAGGCGCAGCTTTACCCCGCACTCAATATCGGCGGCAGCATCAGCACCAATGCCGGCGTGCTCAGCTCGCTCGCCGATGTCATCACCGGCCGACTGTTCGCCAACATCGCGCAGACGATCTTCGATGGCGGGCGTAATCGCTCGGTAGTGCGCGCGCGCAAGGCGGCCGCCGATGGAGCATTCGCGGCATATAAATCGACCGTGCTGACATCGCTGGAGGATGTCGAGAATGCGCTGACCGCGCTCGATACCGCAAAGGCGCGTCAGCGCGAATTCGCGATCCAGCTCGACGCGTCGAACAATGCCGCGATCCTGGCGCGCAGCCAATATCGTGCCGGCCTGACCGACATCACCACGCTCAACGGTTCGGAAAGCTCATTGCTGTCCGCGCAGAATGGTCTGGCGGGCGCAAAGGCCGATCAGGCGCAGGCGCTGGTGCAACTCTATCTCGCGCTGGGCGGTGGCTGGAACAGCACCGAAACCCCGCAAGCCCCCCAGGAATAAGCCATGGCCGACAGCAATCTCGACGAATTCCTCGGCGCCAAGCCGCAGCCGGCCTGGCAGCGCTATTTGAAATGGGTGCTGATCGCGATCGGCGTGATCCTGCTGGCGCTGGCGGCCAGAAGCTATTTCGGTGGTGGCGGTACGCCCGATTACACGACCGAAAAGGTCGCGCAGGGCTCGTTCCAGGTGACGGTGTCGGCCACCGGCAAACTCGCCCCGACCAACCAGGTGCAGGTCGGCTCGGAACTGTCCGGCCTGGTCACCAAGGTGGTGGTCGACGTCAACGACCGGGTCGTGGTCGGTCAGCCGCTTGCGCTGGTCGATCCCTCGCGCTTCCAGGATACGGTCAACCAGAGCAAGGCCGCGCTTGCCGCCAATGTCGCCGCCGTGGCGCAGGCGCAAGCGACACTGTCCCAGTCGAGCGCGCAGCTTGCGCGCCTGCAGGAGGTCAGCCGGTTGTCGGGCGGTCGCGTGCCCGCCAAGACCGAGATGGAGCAGGCGATCGCCGATCGCTCGCGCGCGGTCGCCAATCTCCGTGCCGCACAGGCCAATGTCCAATCGGCTCAGGCGACGCTGTCGTCCAACGCGACACAGCTGGTGAAGACGGTGATCCGCTCGCCGGTCAACGGCGTCGTCCTCGCGCGCCAGATCGAGCCCGGCCAGACCGTCGCCGCATCGTTCAGCACGCCGACCTTGTTCGTCATCGCCGAGGATCTGTCGGCGATGAAGCTCGAAGTCGCGATCGACGAAGCCGATGTCGGCTCGGTCAAGCAGGGGCAGAAGGCGACCTTCACCGTCGATGCCTTTCCGGGCCAGACCTTCCCCGCCGACATCACCCGCGTCGATCTCGGCTCGAACCTGAGCGCGCAGACCACCACGACGACTGCGAGTACGACCACCGCGCAAGTGGTGTCTTATGGCGCGACGCTGAGCGTGGCCAATCCCAAGCTCGAGCTGCGCCCGGGCATGACCGCCACCGCCGACATCGTCACGACGGCGAAGAGCAATGTCCTACTCGTCCCCAACGCCGCGCTGCGCTTCAAACCCGATACAAGCGGCACCCCCGCTGCGAGCAGCAGTGGCGGGATCGCCGGCGCACTCGTCCCATCCCGCCCGCGTCGCGGCGGTGGCGGTGGTGGTGGCGCGCGCACCGCGAAAATCGAGCGCGGTGGCCATCAGACCGTCTATATCAAGGACGAGACCGGACAGCCCAAGGCGATTGACATCACCACCGGCGAAACCAATGGATCGGTCACCGAAGTCACCGGCGGCGACCTGAAGCCGGGCATGGAAGTGATCACCGGCCAGCTGGCAAGCGGCGACAAGGCGTCGTCGCGCAGCGGCGGTGGCCAGCGTCGTCGCCAAGGCGCGTCGGGTGGCGCTGCAAGTGGCCAGTAAACTTTCAGCCAATAACGTTGGCCCCCAGCCGCTGATCCGGCTGCGCGGCGTCACCAAGACCTATGGCGAGGGTGCGACCGCGTTCCAGGCGCTGAAAGGTATCGATCTCGACATCCAGGCGGGCGATTTCGTCGCGGTGATGGGTGCGTCGGGATCGGGCAAGTCGACGACGATGAATATCCTCGGCTGCCTCGATGTGCCGACCGGCGGGACGTTCGAGTTTCGCGGCCATCATGTCGAGACGCTCGACCGCGACCAGCGCGCGCTGCTGCGGCGCAAATATCTCGGTTTCGTATTCCAGGGTTTCAACCTGCTTGCCCGCACCAGCGCATTGGAGAATGTCGAGCTGCCCCTGCTTTATCGCGGCGATGCCAAAAAGGCGCGCCATGATGCGGCGATGGCCGCGCTTGACAAGGTCGGGCTGGCCGAGTGGTGGGATCATACCCCGGCCGAATTGTCCGGCGGTCAGCAACAGCGTGTCGCGATCGCCCGCGCGATCGTCACCTCACCCGATGTGCTGCTGGCCGACGAACCGACCGGCAACCTCGATTCCGAACGCTCGGTCGAGATCATGGAATTGCTCAGCGGTCTCAACCGCGACAACGACATCACCGTGCTGATGGTGACGCACGAACCCGACATGGCCGCTTTCGCGCGCACCGTGGTGCATTTCAAGGACGGGCTGGTCGAGCGCATCGAGGCGCAACACCGCCAGGGCGAGGCGGTGTCGTGATGAATGGTTTTCCTTCCCCCTTCCCGCGTGCGGGAGGGGAGGAGACCATAATGCTCGGAACCACCTTCCTTCTCGCGATCCGGTCGATCATGCGCCACAAGCTGCGCTCGATCCTGACCGCGCTCGGCATCATCATCGGTGTCGCGGCGGTGGTGACGATGGTCACGCTTGGCCAGGCGACGACCGCCGCAGTGCAGAAGCAGATCGCCGCACTCGGCACCAATATCCTGCAGATCCGGCCGGGTCAGGGATTCGGCCGCGGTGGCGGCGGGCCGCGTCCGCCCGACTTCGATCAGCGCGATGTCGAGGCGATCACGCGCCAGATCGCCGGTGTCACTGCGGTTGCGCCGCAAGCGCAATCGACCGCCACCGCAATCTATGAAGGCGCGAACTGGTCGACCACGATCAACGGCACGACCTCGGCCTATTTCCAGGTCCAGCCCTGGCCGCTGACCACCGGCCGGTTGTTCACCCCGGCGGAGGAGCAGGCGGGCAAGTCGGTGTGCATCATCGGCACCACCGTGCAAACCAACCTGTTCCGCGGTGGGCGCAGCGTCGGGCGGCGCATCCGGCTCGGCGGTATCTCGTGCGATGTGATCGGGGTGCTCTCGACGCGTGGCCAGGCGGGGTTTGGCGGCGATCAGGACGATGTCGTGATCATGCCGATCAAGACCGTGCAGCGGCGCTTCACCGGTACGCAGGATATCCGCCTGATGCTGGTCGGGGTCGATCAGGCTTATTCGACCGCCACCGTCCAGGCCGCGATCAGCGATCTTTTGCGCGAACGCCGCAACATTACGGGATCGAAGGACGACGACTTCAACATCTTCGATACCAAGCAGATTTCCGACACGCTGACCGGTACGACGACCTTGCTCACCGGGATCGTCACGGCGGTCGCGGCGATCAGCCTGATCGTCGGCGGGATCGGCATCATGAACATCATGCTGGTGTCGGTGACCGAGCGCACGCGCGAGATCGGCATCCGGCTCGCGATCGGCGCGGTCGCGGGTGAGGTGTTGCTGCAATTCCTGGTCGAGGCGGTGGCGCTGTCGATGATGGGCGGCTTGATCGGTCTGGTGGTCGCGCAGATCGCGGTGGTCTCGCTCGCGCCGGTGATGAAGGTCGACTGGATCTTCGTGCCGCAGATCAATTTGATCGCGTTCGGTATTTCGGCGGTGATCGGCGTGGTGTTCGGATATTTCCCGGCGCGGCGTGCGGCGGCGCTCAATCCGATCGACGCGCTCCGTCACGAATAAGGCGGGACGTCACGAATAGGACGAACGAGCGCACGCAGCCGCTCCAGATCTTCGGGTGTGTCGATATCGATCAGTTCGTTGACCGGGGCGACGACATGTTTGCCAGCGCGAACCATCTCGCGTGCGCCGTAGTCGCCTTGCAAGGCCAGTAAGGCTTCGCACTGATCGATACCGAATACGGCGGGCGGACGGGGGTGTCTTCCGTCGCTCGACGCGACCACCGCGTCGCGGCCATCGGCGACCTCGAGCAGGCTGTGGATGAGGGAGGCGGTAACACGCGGCATGTCGGCCAGCGCGAACAACACCGCCTCAGGTTCCAGTTCGCGCGCGGCCGCGACGCCGAGGCGGATCGAACTCGACAAATTGCCCTTCGGCGTATCGTTGGGAACGACCCGGTAGCCGCGCGACGCGAAGTCCAATTTGGTATGGCTGGTCACCGCGATGCGGCCGAGAAACGGCACGCTTTCCAGCGCGGTGACGACGTGGAAGGCGAGTGGCTTATGCAGGAATTCCTGCTCCAGCTTGTCCTTGTCGCCAAACCGCAGCGACCGGCCAGCGGCGAGCAGAATCAGAACGGTGCGGTTGACGGGGATCATCAATCTCTCCTGTTCATGTGCTAACGCCGTGGTGCGTTGAAGGCTCCGACCATCGCCGCGGCGATCGACAGCGCGATCTCGGCCGGGCCGATCGCCCCGATATCAAGGCCGACCGGTGCATCGATCCGGTCGAGATCGGCCTCGCCCAGTCCGGTCGCCGCGAGCCGTTCGCGCCGTGCGGCATGGCTGCGCCTCGAGCCGAGCGCACCGACATAGGCGGCATTGGTCGCCAGCGCCGCGATCAGTGCGGGGTCGTCGATCTTGGTGTCGTGGCTGAGCGTCACCACGGCAGTCGACGGACCGGGCGCGTAAGCGGTCACCGCCTCGTCGGGCCAGCGATCGTCGAGCGTCACGCCGGGGAAGCGCTCTTCGGTGAGGAAACGCGCGCGCGGATCGATCACCACCGTGTCGATGCCGAGTTCGCGCGCCAGGCCGGCCAGCGCTTGGGCGATCTGCACCGCGCCGATGATCAACAGGCGGCGCGGCGGATCGTAGCGATTGACGAACGCGGCGCCCTCGATCTCGCGCAGCGAACTTGTCCCGCTGTCGAGGTCGGTCGCGACGTTCAGCGCCTTGCCCGCATCACGGGCTTCGGCGATGCGGTCGAACAGTTCGGGGTCGAACCCGGTCGCCGATACCGGCTGCACCATCACCGCGATCTGTCCGCCGCACGGCAGGCCGACTTCCCATGCGGCGGCGTCCTCGACGCCATAGTTCTTCACCACGAAAGGTGCGCCGGCGATCACATCAGCGGCGGTGGCAAGGATATCGCTCTCGAC
This portion of the Sphingomonas sp. So64.6b genome encodes:
- a CDS encoding efflux transporter outer membrane subunit; amino-acid sequence: MDQKPHHDHLSSMVSSRISLLFVIALPLQACAVGPNYRPPATASLGVPGTYSTPAPTGALPDITTWWTSFNDPLLDSIVDRARRDNLDIAQALSRLRQAREGLVQSRADLLPQVGASAGYSRTFNLKGQSFGNVTDAGIVNQSYSVSGDVSYQADIFGGVRRSIEAARGTYEASGFDLATVQTSIASEVARNYILARSAQANLAIARASLAIQDDNLEIAGFRVQAGLVSSLDSEQARAQRAQTAAQVPSLEQSFQQAANRLGVLTGQAPGSLKTELAATAPIPIGPMAVPVGLPADIIRQRPDVRAAERNLAVATAQIGVAEAQLYPALNIGGSISTNAGVLSSLADVITGRLFANIAQTIFDGGRNRSVVRARKAAADGAFAAYKSTVLTSLEDVENALTALDTAKARQREFAIQLDASNNAAILARSQYRAGLTDITTLNGSESSLLSAQNGLAGAKADQAQALVQLYLALGGGWNSTETPQAPQE
- a CDS encoding efflux RND transporter periplasmic adaptor subunit, producing the protein MADSNLDEFLGAKPQPAWQRYLKWVLIAIGVILLALAARSYFGGGGTPDYTTEKVAQGSFQVTVSATGKLAPTNQVQVGSELSGLVTKVVVDVNDRVVVGQPLALVDPSRFQDTVNQSKAALAANVAAVAQAQATLSQSSAQLARLQEVSRLSGGRVPAKTEMEQAIADRSRAVANLRAAQANVQSAQATLSSNATQLVKTVIRSPVNGVVLARQIEPGQTVAASFSTPTLFVIAEDLSAMKLEVAIDEADVGSVKQGQKATFTVDAFPGQTFPADITRVDLGSNLSAQTTTTTASTTTAQVVSYGATLSVANPKLELRPGMTATADIVTTAKSNVLLVPNAALRFKPDTSGTPAASSSGGIAGALVPSRPRRGGGGGGGARTAKIERGGHQTVYIKDETGQPKAIDITTGETNGSVTEVTGGDLKPGMEVITGQLASGDKASSRSGGGQRRRQGASGGAASGQ
- a CDS encoding ABC transporter ATP-binding protein, whose protein sequence is MASKLSANNVGPQPLIRLRGVTKTYGEGATAFQALKGIDLDIQAGDFVAVMGASGSGKSTTMNILGCLDVPTGGTFEFRGHHVETLDRDQRALLRRKYLGFVFQGFNLLARTSALENVELPLLYRGDAKKARHDAAMAALDKVGLAEWWDHTPAELSGGQQQRVAIARAIVTSPDVLLADEPTGNLDSERSVEIMELLSGLNRDNDITVLMVTHEPDMAAFARTVVHFKDGLVERIEAQHRQGEAVS
- a CDS encoding ABC transporter permease; translation: MLGTTFLLAIRSIMRHKLRSILTALGIIIGVAAVVTMVTLGQATTAAVQKQIAALGTNILQIRPGQGFGRGGGGPRPPDFDQRDVEAITRQIAGVTAVAPQAQSTATAIYEGANWSTTINGTTSAYFQVQPWPLTTGRLFTPAEEQAGKSVCIIGTTVQTNLFRGGRSVGRRIRLGGISCDVIGVLSTRGQAGFGGDQDDVVIMPIKTVQRRFTGTQDIRLMLVGVDQAYSTATVQAAISDLLRERRNITGSKDDDFNIFDTKQISDTLTGTTTLLTGIVTAVAAISLIVGGIGIMNIMLVSVTERTREIGIRLAIGAVAGEVLLQFLVEAVALSMMGGLIGLVVAQIAVVSLAPVMKVDWIFVPQINLIAFGISAVIGVVFGYFPARRAAALNPIDALRHE
- a CDS encoding nucleotidyltransferase family protein translates to MIPVNRTVLILLAAGRSLRFGDKDKLEQEFLHKPLAFHVVTALESVPFLGRIAVTSHTKLDFASRGYRVVPNDTPKGNLSSSIRLGVAAARELEPEAVLFALADMPRVTASLIHSLLEVADGRDAVVASSDGRHPRPPAVFGIDQCEALLALQGDYGAREMVRAGKHVVAPVNELIDIDTPEDLERLRALVRPIRDVPPYS
- a CDS encoding XdhC family protein, with protein sequence MADNDSVLTAAGTWKGAPMALATVVSTWGSAPRPRGSHMLVHADGRFEGSVSGGCVESDILATAADVIAGAPFVVKNYGVEDAAAWEVGLPCGGQIAVMVQPVSATGFDPELFDRIAEARDAGKALNVATDLDSGTSSLREIEGAAFVNRYDPPRRLLIIGAVQIAQALAGLARELGIDTVVIDPRARFLTEERFPGVTLDDRWPDEAVTAYAPGPSTAVVTLSHDTKIDDPALIAALATNAAYVGALGSRRSHAARRERLAATGLGEADLDRIDAPVGLDIGAIGPAEIALSIAAAMVGAFNAPRR